The Pseudanabaena galeata CCNP1313 genome includes a region encoding these proteins:
- a CDS encoding photosystem II reaction center protein T: protein MEALTYTFIFACLIGLFFFAIFFREPPKVISNSKDKK, encoded by the coding sequence ATGGAAGCTCTCACTTACACTTTTATTTTCGCTTGTTTGATTGGTTTGTTCTTCTTTGCAATCTTCTTCCGTGAACCTCCTAAGGTTATCTCTAACTCTAAAGATAAGAAGTAA
- a CDS encoding bactofilin family protein, translating to MNYLAKGTEVRGSIRSEGSLRIDGSVYGNVDVLGDLEIAPTGRIEGEEVRANNLISQGIIKAQIQATAKVTLTATAKVEGDVVASAIDIAAGAAFIGHLVTKDNKVLTGLSKQPQLVGIPKQSL from the coding sequence ATGAACTACCTCGCCAAGGGGACAGAAGTTCGTGGTTCGATTAGGAGCGAAGGTAGCCTCCGCATTGATGGCAGTGTTTACGGTAATGTAGATGTTTTAGGAGATCTAGAAATAGCCCCTACGGGCAGAATTGAAGGCGAAGAAGTGCGTGCAAATAACCTCATTAGCCAAGGGATAATCAAGGCACAGATTCAGGCAACCGCAAAAGTCACCCTGACTGCCACTGCCAAAGTTGAAGGGGATGTAGTGGCGAGTGCGATCGATATTGCTGCAGGAGCTGCTTTTATCGGGCATTTAGTTACTAAAGACAACAAAGTCCTCACTGGTTTAAGCAAGCAACCCCAACTGGTGGGGATTCCCAAGCAATCTCTCTAA
- a CDS encoding molybdopterin-dependent oxidoreductase codes for MSQEPEQKLPNSELELDETDLVPRRRFLTLGGAGLLAIGFGSLAEGLVGSLSEPLNQRVESLIFQPQQPVPEFPISAIEPDKLIINSFRGTPVINPLAYRLTIDGEVNNPLSLSMGDLQKIPFTSMVIRHVCVEGWAAIVQWGGVRLRDLIAIAKPSDQVKYVYFYSADGYYESWDIDSVMHPQTLMAYQKNGQPLTPAYGAPLRLASPVKLGYKLSKWVTRIQLTSKLGEKRGYWEDLGYEWYAGL; via the coding sequence ATGTCACAAGAACCTGAACAAAAATTACCAAACTCAGAGCTTGAGTTGGATGAAACAGATTTAGTCCCACGCCGCCGCTTTTTGACACTAGGAGGCGCAGGGTTGCTGGCAATTGGATTTGGTAGCCTTGCTGAGGGTTTAGTGGGTAGTTTATCAGAGCCATTAAATCAGCGGGTTGAATCACTGATCTTTCAGCCTCAGCAGCCAGTCCCAGAATTCCCGATTAGTGCGATCGAGCCAGATAAATTAATCATTAATAGTTTCCGTGGTACACCAGTAATTAACCCTCTGGCTTATCGCCTCACGATTGACGGAGAAGTAAATAATCCCTTGAGTCTAAGCATGGGAGATCTCCAAAAAATACCCTTTACGAGCATGGTTATCCGTCATGTGTGCGTTGAAGGCTGGGCGGCGATCGTGCAGTGGGGCGGTGTGCGGTTAAGAGATTTAATAGCGATCGCTAAGCCGTCAGATCAAGTCAAATACGTATATTTCTATTCAGCCGATGGTTATTACGAAAGTTGGGATATTGACTCGGTGATGCATCCCCAAACCTTAATGGCTTATCAAAAGAATGGACAGCCTTTAACACCAGCATATGGTGCGCCATTGCGTCTTGCCTCACCTGTCAAGCTTGGCTATAAGCTAAGTAAATGGGTTACGAGAATTCAGCTTACGAGCAAGCTAGGTGAAAAACGCGGTTATTGGGAAGATTTGGGCTATGAATGGTATGCAGGTCTATAA
- the psbB gene encoding photosystem II chlorophyll-binding protein CP47 — protein MGLPWYRVHTVLLNDPGRLIATHLMHTALVAGWAGSMALYELAIFDPSDPVLNPMWRQGMFVMPFMTRLGITNSWSGWTITGEQVVDPGFWSFEGVALAHIVLSGLLFLAAIWHWVNWDLELFRDPRTGEPALDLPKMFGIHLFLSGLLCFGFGAFHQTGLFGPGMWVSDAYGLTGHVAPVAPEWGPNGFNPFNAGGIVAHHIAAGIVGIVAGLFHLTVRPPERLYKALRMGNIETVLSSSIAAVFFAAFVVAGTMWYGSAATPIELFGPTRYQWDTNSFQQEISRRVQTGLNAGLNAEEAWSKIPDKLAFYDYVGNSPAKGGLFRVGPMNNGDGIAQGWQGHPIFKDGEGRELSVRRLPNFFETFPVVLQDQDGVVRADIPFRRAESKYSVEQTGVTVSFVGGELNGKSFADAPSVKKYARQAQLGEIFEFDQEKNHSDGVFRTSPRGWFTFGHAVFALFFFFGHIWHGARTLFRDVFAGVDPELSEEQVEWGAFQKVGDKTTRAVEA, from the coding sequence ATGGGATTACCCTGGTATCGAGTGCATACAGTTCTCCTGAACGATCCAGGAAGACTGATTGCCACGCACCTGATGCACACTGCTCTCGTAGCAGGGTGGGCAGGCTCGATGGCACTTTATGAGTTAGCAATTTTTGACCCCAGTGACCCCGTCCTCAACCCCATGTGGCGGCAAGGTATGTTCGTAATGCCCTTTATGACCCGTCTTGGCATTACTAATTCTTGGAGCGGCTGGACAATTACTGGCGAACAAGTTGTTGACCCCGGTTTTTGGTCTTTTGAAGGTGTTGCACTCGCACACATCGTACTTTCTGGTTTACTCTTCCTTGCTGCGATTTGGCATTGGGTTAACTGGGATTTGGAACTATTTAGAGATCCTCGGACAGGCGAGCCTGCTCTAGACTTGCCTAAGATGTTTGGCATTCACCTATTTTTATCTGGTTTACTCTGTTTTGGCTTTGGAGCTTTCCACCAAACAGGGCTTTTTGGTCCTGGTATGTGGGTATCCGATGCCTATGGCTTGACTGGTCACGTTGCACCTGTCGCGCCTGAATGGGGTCCTAACGGATTTAACCCATTTAATGCTGGCGGTATTGTGGCTCACCACATTGCTGCGGGTATCGTGGGTATCGTCGCTGGTCTATTCCACTTGACCGTGCGTCCACCAGAGCGTTTGTACAAAGCGCTGCGTATGGGTAACATCGAAACCGTACTATCTAGCAGTATTGCGGCTGTATTTTTTGCGGCTTTCGTTGTTGCTGGAACCATGTGGTACGGCTCGGCAGCAACCCCCATCGAATTGTTTGGTCCTACCCGCTATCAGTGGGATACAAACTCTTTCCAACAAGAAATTTCCCGCCGTGTTCAAACTGGTCTAAATGCTGGTTTGAATGCTGAAGAAGCTTGGTCAAAAATTCCTGACAAACTTGCTTTCTACGACTACGTTGGTAACAGTCCTGCGAAGGGTGGTTTGTTCCGCGTTGGTCCGATGAACAATGGCGATGGTATTGCTCAAGGTTGGCAAGGACATCCAATTTTCAAGGATGGTGAAGGTCGTGAACTTAGTGTTCGCCGTTTGCCTAACTTCTTTGAAACTTTCCCTGTCGTTTTACAAGACCAAGATGGTGTTGTTCGTGCGGACATTCCTTTCCGTCGTGCTGAATCCAAGTACAGTGTTGAGCAAACTGGCGTAACTGTATCTTTTGTTGGCGGCGAGTTGAATGGTAAATCTTTTGCCGATGCTCCAAGCGTTAAGAAGTATGCTCGTCAAGCTCAGCTAGGCGAAATCTTTGAATTCGATCAAGAAAAGAATCACTCTGACGGTGTGTTCCGTACTAGCCCTCGTGGTTGGTTTACTTTCGGACATGCAGTATTTGCTTTGTTCTTCTTCTTCGGTCACATTTGGCATGGCGCTCGTACCTTGTTCCGCGATGTGTTTGCTGGGGTTGACCCAGAACTCAGCGAAGAGCAAGTTGAATGGGGTGCTTTCCAAAAAGTTGGCGACAAAACTACTCGCGCTGTTGAGGCATAG
- a CDS encoding type II toxin-antitoxin system RelE family toxin: MYRIVIQPTAFKLLLAINDRRIRQKISDRIDKLAESPEIQGKPLLGELDGYYSVRAVGQRYRIIYTIEQAQITVVVV; the protein is encoded by the coding sequence ATGTACCGCATCGTCATTCAGCCTACAGCCTTCAAATTATTGCTAGCGATTAACGATCGCCGCATTCGTCAAAAAATTAGCGATCGCATTGATAAACTCGCAGAATCTCCTGAAATACAAGGTAAACCATTGCTAGGTGAACTAGATGGTTATTACAGCGTCCGTGCGGTTGGACAGCGATATCGCATAATTTATACTATTGAGCAAGCTCAAATTACTGTAGTTGTTGTGTAA
- a CDS encoding Rpn family recombination-promoting nuclease/putative transposase, with translation MIFINPKIDFAFKKIFGSEDSKDILISFLNALIYEEQPVIQDLEILNPYLAPKIRGVKDTYLDIKARIKEADGSDRTVIIEMQVLNVEGFEKRILYNAAKSYSTQLTSAQSYNLLNPVIALTITDFMMFSELGNVISRFILKEKDYLIDYPIYDIELIFVELPKFKKQLPELKNIVDKWLYFLNQARSLSEVPEVIGAVPEIKKAFYIANQANLTLDELEDQEKSEIFIQDQRGAITKAVKDGLQQGIQQGIQQGIQQGIQQGIQQNTVELAKKMLNLVDDRTICQITGLSIAELEALKASNL, from the coding sequence ATGATCTTCATTAACCCTAAAATAGATTTTGCTTTCAAAAAAATCTTCGGCTCTGAAGATAGCAAAGATATTTTGATTAGTTTTCTGAATGCCCTAATTTATGAAGAGCAACCCGTCATTCAAGATTTAGAAATCCTTAATCCTTATCTAGCCCCAAAAATTCGCGGCGTTAAGGATACCTATCTCGATATCAAAGCCAGAATTAAAGAAGCTGATGGTAGCGATCGCACCGTGATCATAGAGATGCAAGTCTTAAACGTGGAAGGCTTTGAAAAGCGGATTTTGTACAATGCTGCTAAGTCCTATTCCACGCAACTTACCTCAGCCCAAAGCTATAATCTTCTTAATCCTGTCATAGCCCTGACAATTACCGATTTTATGATGTTCTCCGAACTTGGTAACGTCATCTCAAGATTTATTCTTAAAGAAAAAGACTATCTCATCGACTACCCCATTTATGACATTGAACTAATCTTTGTAGAATTGCCAAAGTTTAAAAAGCAGTTGCCAGAGCTAAAAAATATTGTTGATAAGTGGCTTTATTTTCTTAATCAAGCGCGATCTCTGTCTGAAGTTCCTGAAGTCATAGGGGCAGTTCCCGAAATTAAAAAAGCTTTTTATATTGCTAATCAGGCAAATCTCACCCTTGATGAATTAGAAGATCAAGAAAAAAGTGAGATATTTATTCAAGATCAACGTGGTGCGATCACTAAGGCTGTCAAGGATGGTCTTCAGCAAGGCATTCAGCAAGGTATTCAACAAGGCATTCAGCAAGGTATCCAACAAGGCATCCAGCAAAATACAGTTGAGCTTGCTAAGAAAATGTTGAACTTAGTAGACGATCGCACGATTTGTCAAATTACTGGTTTATCGATCGCGGAGTTAGAAGCTTTAAAAGCCTCAAACCTTTAG
- the tyrS gene encoding tyrosine--tRNA ligase: MSQSQPNLATLLERGVVEIFPNSESDNLRDRIQKSDHPLRIKLGIDPTRPDLHLGHTVALRKLRQFQDAGHKAVLIIGDFTAQIGDPTGRSEARPRLTPEEVAYNAETYLEQAKKILDFSSDRFELRRNGEWLNKLDLQQIINLQASMTVGQMLAKEGFSDRYEKGNPIYLHEFLYPLLQGYDSVAIDSDVELGGTDQKFNVLVGRDLQLKDPNRQGKPAQFGLLLPLLVGLDGVQKMSKSLGNYVGITDEPLSMYSKLEKVPDALVDKYFELLTDIDLATLPENPREKQKQLALAIVGQYHSPEVARQAQQDAEQIVLAGNTTDLGDIPEFDLSQINFPAPLHYLVKASGLCKSNSEAQSQIKNGAVKLDGEKLGDRTFINIEELAGKVLQVGKKKFLRLI; encoded by the coding sequence ATGTCTCAAAGCCAACCCAATTTAGCGACCCTTTTAGAAAGAGGCGTTGTCGAAATATTTCCTAATAGCGAATCTGACAACTTGCGCGATCGCATCCAAAAGAGCGATCACCCCCTTCGCATCAAACTAGGTATCGATCCCACCCGTCCCGACTTGCATCTCGGACATACCGTTGCCCTGCGAAAACTGCGTCAATTCCAAGATGCTGGACATAAAGCAGTCTTAATCATTGGTGACTTCACTGCCCAAATCGGTGATCCCACAGGTCGCTCAGAGGCGCGTCCCCGTCTCACACCTGAAGAAGTTGCTTACAATGCCGAAACCTATCTTGAGCAAGCCAAAAAAATTCTCGACTTTTCCAGCGATCGCTTCGAGTTGCGTCGTAATGGTGAATGGCTCAATAAACTTGATTTGCAGCAAATTATTAACTTGCAGGCAAGTATGACCGTGGGGCAAATGCTGGCCAAAGAAGGATTTAGCGATCGCTACGAAAAGGGGAATCCTATTTACTTGCATGAATTTCTCTACCCACTTTTACAGGGTTATGACTCCGTAGCAATCGACTCCGATGTGGAGCTAGGTGGTACTGATCAAAAGTTTAATGTTCTGGTTGGACGCGATCTGCAACTAAAAGATCCAAATCGCCAAGGCAAACCTGCTCAGTTTGGATTGTTGCTGCCCTTGCTAGTGGGCTTAGATGGCGTACAAAAAATGTCTAAATCTCTCGGTAACTATGTGGGAATTACCGACGAACCACTTTCAATGTATTCCAAACTCGAAAAAGTCCCCGATGCTCTTGTGGATAAGTACTTTGAGTTACTCACTGATATTGATCTCGCAACTCTCCCCGAAAATCCTCGCGAAAAGCAAAAACAACTAGCTTTAGCGATCGTTGGTCAGTACCACAGTCCTGAAGTAGCGCGACAAGCCCAACAGGATGCTGAACAAATTGTTCTCGCTGGCAATACTACTGACCTTGGTGATATTCCCGAATTTGACTTATCCCAAATCAATTTCCCTGCGCCATTGCATTATTTGGTTAAGGCCTCAGGACTCTGCAAAAGCAATAGCGAAGCCCAAAGCCAAATCAAAAATGGTGCGGTGAAACTTGATGGCGAGAAATTAGGCGATCGCACCTTTATCAATATCGAAGAACTCGCTGGTAAGGTTTTGCAAGTTGGCAAGAAAAAGTTTCTGCGATTAATTTAA
- a CDS encoding alpha/beta fold hydrolase, whose protein sequence is MEGQHPKLIVFSQHGMSDGNYSMETLAKKVAPPDSKIIAPYLGSLPSFVPDRFKFSIETHFAIAPLIQKVANFAEQTFQDYPDIPARIIATSLGGVIWVEVLSRHPEWWTRIESLILLGSPIGGADVAKILSAWGLRIGMAKHLSEDRRYLAEKIAAVIPTLVVAGHVIGGWDLMVTIESTKIKHAHFVCLNGVNHSDLRTHPRVVQTIQKFWAKPQNPLPL, encoded by the coding sequence ATGGAAGGTCAACACCCAAAACTCATCGTATTTTCCCAGCATGGTATGAGTGACGGTAATTATTCTATGGAGACTTTAGCTAAAAAAGTTGCTCCCCCAGACTCTAAAATCATTGCCCCTTATCTAGGCTCTTTGCCATCCTTTGTACCAGATAGATTTAAGTTCTCGATTGAAACGCATTTTGCGATCGCCCCGCTTATTCAAAAAGTGGCTAACTTCGCTGAACAAACGTTTCAAGATTATCCTGATATACCTGCGCGGATCATTGCCACATCACTCGGCGGAGTCATTTGGGTAGAAGTCCTATCTCGCCATCCTGAATGGTGGACTCGTATTGAATCTTTAATCCTTTTAGGCTCTCCCATTGGTGGTGCAGATGTTGCCAAAATTCTGAGTGCTTGGGGATTGAGGATTGGCATGGCTAAACATCTTAGTGAAGATAGACGATACTTAGCCGAAAAGATTGCGGCGGTAATTCCGACATTAGTTGTCGCAGGACATGTCATCGGCGGCTGGGATTTGATGGTTACGATTGAGTCCACGAAAATAAAACATGCTCATTTTGTTTGCTTGAATGGAGTAAATCACTCCGATCTGCGGACTCATCCTAGAGTGGTTCAGACAATTCAAAAGTTTTGGGCAAAGCCTCAAAACCCTTTGCCTTTGTAA
- a CDS encoding cytochrome b/b6 domain-containing protein has protein sequence MRSPIQEQMLKPKQDLLAKVFHWVSLVSLFLMITSGLQIYNANPVFGGRGGFHIPAILGLGGWLAGGRHWHFAAMWIFALNLLWYGVYVLLSKRWRHRYASTKDVKALVVSQNIKRKNYAWHRLIYTLLIPILLLSIFTGIGMYKPAQFYWIVDSFGGWDALRITHFMAVPITLILGGIHSQLGRKVGGDRLLDSMFWE, from the coding sequence ATGCGATCGCCAATTCAAGAGCAGATGCTCAAACCTAAACAAGATTTACTCGCCAAAGTTTTTCATTGGGTAAGTCTGGTCAGTTTATTTTTAATGATTACCAGTGGCTTACAGATTTATAACGCAAATCCTGTATTTGGTGGACGAGGTGGTTTTCACATTCCCGCAATTTTAGGACTAGGGGGATGGTTAGCAGGTGGCCGACATTGGCACTTTGCCGCAATGTGGATATTTGCATTAAATCTTCTGTGGTATGGAGTCTATGTCTTGCTAAGCAAACGGTGGCGACATCGATATGCCAGTACCAAAGATGTTAAAGCCTTAGTAGTTAGCCAAAATATCAAGCGCAAAAACTATGCTTGGCATCGATTGATCTACACCTTGCTAATTCCGATTTTATTGTTATCGATTTTTACGGGGATCGGCATGTATAAGCCAGCCCAGTTCTATTGGATCGTGGATAGTTTTGGTGGTTGGGATGCGTTGCGAATTACACACTTTATGGCAGTACCGATCACCCTGATTTTGGGAGGTATTCATTCCCAATTGGGGCGAAAAGTGGGTGGCGATCGCCTGCTAGATTCAATGTTTTGGGAGTAA
- a CDS encoding P-II family nitrogen regulator, with the protein MKKVEAIIRPFKLDEVKIALVNAGVVGMTVSEVRGFGRQKGQTERYRGSEYTVEFLQKLKIEIVIEDDQVDMVVDKVITAARTGEIGDGKIFVSPVERIIRIRTGEKDLEAV; encoded by the coding sequence TTGAAAAAGGTTGAAGCAATCATTCGTCCATTTAAGCTTGACGAAGTCAAAATTGCTCTGGTAAATGCTGGCGTAGTCGGTATGACGGTATCAGAAGTACGTGGTTTTGGTCGTCAAAAAGGACAAACAGAGCGCTACCGTGGCTCTGAGTACACAGTTGAGTTTTTACAAAAGCTCAAGATCGAGATTGTCATCGAAGATGATCAAGTTGATATGGTGGTAGATAAAGTTATTACTGCCGCCCGTACTGGTGAAATTGGCGATGGTAAGATTTTCGTATCTCCCGTAGAGCGAATTATCCGAATTCGTACTGGTGAAAAAGATTTAGAAGCTGTCTAA
- a CDS encoding glycerate kinase, with translation MLKNVPIRIFEQLVQGDRLSSIDHDLLLNESRKNNCFGWLSLNDPKLNLSLKVIHEIIDQRSQLLRLVYPKILETLALHNVQIDPPSATLPLLWHYWLPLAQSLVNQQQKIARPFIQGLLGGQGTGKTTLGIVLNILLPYLGKTFLSISLDDLYKTHVDRQKLRDLRPDLIWRGPPSTHDIDLGIQVLQQLRDRNPDHPQPIAIPRFDKSLHNGAGDRTEPEISDGADIVLFEGWFVGMHPLPISAFRNFVPPILSESDREFALECNANLYNYLPLWEYLDSLIVLVPEDYQYSLQWRLAAEHNLIDAGKSGMSDAEITKFVEYFWKALHPELFMPRIIDRDYPASCADLVVEISRSHLPTRIYS, from the coding sequence ATGCTTAAAAATGTACCTATAAGAATTTTTGAACAATTAGTCCAAGGCGATCGCCTATCTAGCATTGATCATGATTTATTACTGAATGAATCAAGAAAAAATAACTGCTTTGGTTGGCTGAGTCTTAATGATCCTAAGCTAAACCTGAGTTTAAAAGTAATTCACGAAATAATTGATCAGCGATCGCAACTTTTACGATTAGTTTATCCAAAAATTTTAGAAACTCTGGCGCTGCACAATGTCCAAATCGATCCCCCATCGGCAACTCTGCCACTGCTCTGGCATTATTGGCTGCCCCTCGCTCAAAGCCTAGTCAATCAGCAACAAAAAATCGCTAGACCATTTATTCAAGGATTACTGGGTGGTCAAGGTACTGGCAAAACTACATTGGGTATAGTGCTAAATATTTTGCTGCCATATCTCGGCAAAACATTTTTAAGCATTTCCCTTGATGACTTGTATAAGACCCATGTAGATCGACAAAAACTGCGCGATCTCCGCCCCGATCTGATTTGGCGTGGTCCCCCTAGCACCCATGATATTGATTTGGGCATTCAAGTTTTGCAGCAATTGCGTGATCGCAATCCAGATCATCCTCAACCGATCGCCATTCCCCGCTTTGATAAATCGCTACACAATGGTGCAGGCGATCGCACTGAGCCAGAAATTTCCGATGGTGCGGATATTGTTTTGTTTGAGGGTTGGTTTGTGGGAATGCATCCCCTACCAATTTCGGCTTTTCGTAATTTTGTACCGCCAATTTTGTCAGAAAGCGATCGCGAATTTGCTCTCGAATGTAACGCTAATCTCTACAACTATCTGCCACTCTGGGAATATCTCGATAGCTTGATCGTGCTTGTCCCTGAAGATTACCAATACAGTCTGCAATGGCGGCTTGCCGCCGAGCATAACCTCATTGATGCTGGCAAATCAGGGATGAGTGACGCAGAAATCACCAAATTTGTTGAATATTTTTGGAAAGCGCTACATCCTGAACTATTTATGCCCCGCATCATTGATCGGGATTACCCTGCCTCCTGTGCTGATCTGGTGGTCGAAATATCGCGATCGCATTTACCAACAAGGATTTATAGCTAA
- a CDS encoding ABC transporter ATP-binding protein, with protein sequence MRDYVYPQRFLIAKAFLCTLVFIGTMPLLAELLGRVAQALGKGDVNAIIQIAIFTVVMFVFRGLGQYGQDSMMAQAALNAARDLRVDVYSHLQTLDLDYFAESRTGDLSYRLTEDIDRIGEVIGKFFHQFIPSVLQLIFVLAYMIYLNWILTLTTLAVAPLIALLIAWFGDRMLSLSRRSQDQVSNLAALLSEIFSGIRLVRAFATESYEVERFKQESEQNSRRKYAADRVRAIQYPVIGFLEAAGICFLFLLGGWLISNKWLLPEQFVAFGAGVALLIDPIANTTGSYNEIKQAEASVDRIFEIFEIQPVVTEKPNAIALPEVTGKVEYINVGFHYQNDRPVLTDINLVANKGEAIALVGASGAGKSTLMNLLMRFNDVKTGKILIDGYDIRDVQIKSLRQQLALVPQENILFSGTVASNIAFGQKDYDTESVEQAARIANAHDFIMELPQGYDTWVGERGVNLSGGQRQRISIARAVLHNPKILILDEATSALDAESESLVQEALQRLMNGRTVFIIAHRLATIRNSDRIIVLEQGQIVESGTHDELLQKAGRYAQLHSRQFDTIG encoded by the coding sequence ATGCGAGATTACGTCTATCCCCAACGTTTTCTCATAGCTAAAGCATTTTTATGCACGTTAGTCTTTATCGGTACAATGCCTCTGCTTGCTGAACTTTTAGGGCGAGTTGCTCAAGCGTTAGGCAAGGGGGATGTCAATGCGATTATTCAGATCGCTATTTTCACCGTAGTTATGTTTGTATTTCGGGGCTTGGGGCAGTACGGACAGGACTCAATGATGGCTCAAGCGGCGCTGAATGCGGCGAGAGATTTGCGTGTGGATGTGTACTCCCATTTGCAAACCCTTGATCTTGACTATTTCGCAGAGTCGAGAACTGGCGATTTATCCTATCGATTGACTGAAGATATCGATCGCATTGGTGAAGTCATCGGCAAGTTTTTCCATCAATTCATTCCGTCAGTATTGCAATTGATTTTTGTACTGGCGTACATGATTTATTTGAACTGGATTTTAACCCTGACTACGCTTGCCGTTGCGCCCCTAATTGCCTTGTTAATTGCATGGTTTGGCGATCGCATGTTGAGCCTCAGCCGTCGCAGTCAAGATCAGGTTTCCAATCTCGCCGCCTTACTATCAGAAATTTTTAGCGGGATTCGTCTCGTCCGTGCCTTTGCCACAGAATCCTACGAAGTCGAGCGTTTCAAACAAGAATCAGAACAAAATAGCCGTCGCAAATATGCCGCCGATCGCGTTCGCGCCATTCAATATCCTGTAATTGGCTTTTTGGAAGCCGCAGGAATTTGCTTCTTGTTTTTATTGGGAGGTTGGCTAATTTCTAATAAATGGTTACTTCCCGAACAGTTTGTTGCCTTTGGTGCAGGGGTTGCACTATTAATTGACCCGATCGCAAATACCACTGGAAGCTATAACGAAATCAAGCAAGCCGAAGCTTCTGTTGATCGCATTTTCGAGATTTTCGAGATTCAACCCGTTGTTACGGAGAAGCCTAACGCGATCGCTCTGCCTGAAGTCACAGGCAAAGTCGAATATATTAACGTCGGCTTCCATTATCAAAACGATCGCCCTGTTCTCACAGATATTAACCTCGTGGCAAATAAAGGCGAAGCGATCGCCCTAGTTGGTGCATCAGGGGCAGGGAAATCAACGCTGATGAATCTATTAATGCGCTTCAATGATGTCAAGACTGGCAAAATCTTAATTGATGGCTACGATATTCGTGATGTCCAAATCAAAAGTCTCCGCCAACAACTAGCCCTCGTTCCCCAAGAGAATATTCTCTTCTCTGGAACCGTTGCTTCTAATATTGCCTTTGGACAGAAGGATTACGATACTGAATCTGTGGAACAAGCTGCCAGAATTGCCAATGCCCATGACTTTATTATGGAACTTCCCCAAGGTTATGATACTTGGGTAGGAGAACGGGGAGTTAATCTCTCTGGTGGTCAGCGTCAACGCATTTCCATCGCTAGGGCAGTTCTCCATAATCCCAAAATCCTGATTCTCGATGAAGCAACTTCTGCACTAGATGCGGAATCAGAAAGCCTTGTCCAAGAAGCATTACAACGCTTAATGAATGGACGTACTGTATTTATCATCGCTCACCGCTTGGCGACGATTAGAAACAGCGATCGCATCATCGTTTTAGAACAAGGTCAAATTGTCGAATCAGGAACCCACGATGAACTTCTGCAAAAAGCAGGACGTTATGCTCAGCTACATTCTCGCCAATTTGATACCATAGGCTAA
- a CDS encoding M23 family metallopeptidase, whose product MWACSIWLTEQQRNAQYLEEKIAFQQRQEQLQVEQEQLQQEIDRLRERAGLVKIGTTNTQPTENSEMGIPKSAVNLQNNSQEQSNSRKGQGGSSSPDHLMRTNQRRLNSLWSQIRDLNPSLEATLNREETIPQGMPMQGKNLVITSLFGNRLNPFGYGTEAHNGIDFVDAYGSPVYATASGLVTSAGIEGGYGLVVVINHNYGYSTLYAHLSGVAVKPETLVKRGQLIGYLGNSGRSTGPHLHYSIYQGEKLIDPRQYLKLTDVEFQKLSNLKEP is encoded by the coding sequence GTGTGGGCGTGTAGTATCTGGCTGACAGAACAGCAAAGAAATGCCCAATACCTAGAGGAAAAAATAGCTTTCCAGCAACGCCAAGAACAATTACAAGTAGAACAGGAGCAACTGCAACAGGAGATTGATCGCCTCCGAGAACGAGCAGGACTGGTCAAAATCGGAACTACAAATACCCAACCGACTGAAAATAGTGAGATGGGAATCCCGAAATCTGCCGTTAATCTCCAGAATAATTCCCAAGAACAAAGCAATAGTCGAAAGGGGCAGGGGGGATCCAGCAGCCCCGATCACCTGATGCGAACCAACCAACGCCGTCTTAATTCCCTTTGGAGTCAGATTCGGGATTTAAATCCTTCCCTAGAGGCAACCCTAAACCGAGAAGAAACAATTCCCCAAGGCATGCCCATGCAGGGAAAAAATCTAGTGATAACTTCCTTATTTGGCAATCGTCTTAATCCCTTTGGCTATGGTACAGAGGCACATAATGGGATAGACTTTGTGGATGCGTACGGGAGTCCAGTTTATGCCACTGCTTCCGGGTTAGTCACTTCTGCGGGAATAGAAGGTGGCTATGGTCTAGTCGTGGTAATTAATCATAATTATGGCTACAGCACTCTGTACGCCCACCTCTCTGGGGTGGCAGTAAAACCTGAGACCCTAGTGAAGCGGGGGCAGTTGATTGGCTATCTAGGCAACAGTGGCAGATCCACTGGTCCCCACCTCCACTACAGTATTTATCAGGGTGAAAAATTGATCGATCCCCGACAATACTTAAAATTAACCGATGTGGAATTCCAAAAATTAAGTAATCTCAAGGAACCTTAA